A stretch of DNA from Basfia succiniciproducens:
TCATCACGGAAAGAAAAAATACGTTCTTTAGCGCGGGCTTTTTCTTCGTCGCGACGGGCACCGCCCATTAAGGCGTCAAAACCGTTGGCTTCAATAGTTTCAAGCAGCGTGACCGCCTGTGCCGCATTGCGGGAATCCGTTTCTTTGCGTAACACTACGGTGCCTTTGGCAATGGAATCTTCAACATGGCCGACAACCAAACGTGCATTCAGTTTTTTCACCTGCTCGTCACGGAATTGAATCACTTCCGGGTAGTTATGACCGGTGTCGATATGTACTAACGGAAACGGAAGAACCAAATCCCGTCCTTCTAATTGGAAGGCTTTACGAGCTAAGGCAAGTAAAACCACGGAATCCTTCCCGCCGGAGAAAAGTAATGCGGGATGACTACATTCGGCGACCACTTCGCGAATAATATAAATGGATTCCGCCTCAAGCCAGTCCAGGTGGCCGTTTTCAATTTGATTTTGTGTTGTCATTTATTTCTTCCTTTGTAGAGTGCGCCCATCGGCTCACCGCCTATTAATATAAAATTTTCCCATGGCGGGCGTCTTAAGCCCAGCCGACGGCTTATTTATGCAAACCGCATTCCTTGCTGTCTTTGTTTTCCCACCACCAGCGACCGGCGCGGATATCTTCGCCGGCTTTCACTTGTTTAGTACAGGGTTCGCAACCGATACTCGGATAACCCTGTTTGTACAGTTCGTTATAAGGAATGTCATATTTCAGGATATAGGCCCACACATCCATTTCATGCCAGTCAAAAATCGGGTTATATTTGTCAATACCACGGCTTTGATCCCATTCATGAAATTCAAGTTCGGTACGGGTGACCGACTGCTCTCTGCGCTGCCCTGTCAGCCAGGCATCCGCATCGGCTAACGCCCGGTTTAACGGCTCGATTTTACGGATAAAACAACATTCGCGGCGCAATTCCACGCTTTCATAAAAGGCAAATCTGCCTTTTTCGCGATCATATTTTTCCGCTGCGACGGGATCAGGACGGAATAATCGAAAATCCAAATCGGGATACGTCTTTTTCACCGTATCCGCCAAAGCCAGCGTTTCAGGATTTAAACGTCCGGTTTCCAAGGTGAATACCGTAATCTTTGCCTTGCTTTTAGCGATAACATCGGTAATCACCATGTCTTCCACGGCTAAACTGCTGGCAAATTTGGCATGTTGATGCCGATTGGCAATTTCATGAATACGCTGTGCCAGAAGCTGTTCTTTTTCAGCCAACGCGGCGAAATCCGTTACTGTCGGCTGAGGAATCTGCCAAAAATTCGGTTTAATAATCATTGTTTTCCCACTTTTAAATTAAATTTATCCGTCAGCTTACCCTAAGCTACTCGTTCAATACGCAGGCTATCCAAAGTAAAGTGCGGTCGTTTTTTCGTGAATTTATCTTCACCGAACCAAGCTAATTTTTCATGTAACGACACCACTTCACCCACCACAATTAAAGCCGGAGTCGGCGCTTTTTCCGCCAGTTCAGCCAGATTTTTCAGGGTGCCTATTTGCGTGTGCTGGGTTTCCTGCGTGCCTTGCGAAATTACGGCAACGGGCGTTGAGGCGGCTCTGCCGTGTTGCTGCAAACTTTGCGCAATGGTTGCCGCTTTTAAGGTCCCCATATAAATCACTAATGTCTGATTACTGCGGGCGAGAGTCT
This window harbors:
- the cysD gene encoding sulfate adenylyltransferase subunit CysD, with protein sequence MTTQNQIENGHLDWLEAESIYIIREVVAECSHPALLFSGGKDSVVLLALARKAFQLEGRDLVLPFPLVHIDTGHNYPEVIQFRDEQVKKLNARLVVGHVEDSIAKGTVVLRKETDSRNAAQAVTLLETIEANGFDALMGGARRDEEKARAKERIFSFRDEFGQWDPKAQRPELWSLYNGKLHKGENMRVFPISNWTELDIWQYIEREKLELPPIYYAHQREVVERNGLLVPVTPITPKQPGDESKVVSVRFRTVGDISCTCPVASTAATPAEIIKETALTEISERSATRMDDRTSEAAMEQRKKQGYF
- a CDS encoding phosphoadenylyl-sulfate reductase gives rise to the protein MIIKPNFWQIPQPTVTDFAALAEKEQLLAQRIHEIANRHQHAKFASSLAVEDMVITDVIAKSKAKITVFTLETGRLNPETLALADTVKKTYPDLDFRLFRPDPVAAEKYDREKGRFAFYESVELRRECCFIRKIEPLNRALADADAWLTGQRREQSVTRTELEFHEWDQSRGIDKYNPIFDWHEMDVWAYILKYDIPYNELYKQGYPSIGCEPCTKQVKAGEDIRAGRWWWENKDSKECGLHK